From a region of the Thermus caldilimi genome:
- a CDS encoding YlxR family protein, protein MAKHVPIRMCVACRRRRPKGELLRILLMPEGFRLDPTGKLPGRGAYICPDNPECWTEKKLRRFTGGRARALSEALVILLGGTDGQNTHLPAG, encoded by the coding sequence ATGGCGAAGCATGTCCCCATCCGCATGTGCGTGGCCTGCCGCAGGAGGCGGCCCAAGGGGGAGCTTTTGCGGATCCTGCTCATGCCGGAGGGGTTTCGCCTGGACCCCACGGGGAAACTGCCGGGCAGGGGGGCCTATATCTGCCCCGACAACCCAGAGTGCTGGACGGAAAAGAAACTCAGGCGCTTTACTGGGGGCCGAGCCAGAGCCTTGTCGGAAGCGCTTGTCATCCTTTTAGGAGGTACGGATGGCCAAAATACGCATCTACCAGCTGGCTAA
- the nusA gene encoding transcription termination factor NusA: MNREFIDAMQQLALERGVTTEEVLEAFKEALRKAYIKRQKGYRKEEIDAGKGPEVDVYIDPQTGRIEMVEVRRVVEKVEDPDKEIALSEALQYDPEVQVGDEMEFPIDPEGLSRMAIQDLRQILTQRLKESERNRIYNEYKDKEGQVLTGVVTRVDNRGNVFVELGRGEAYLPKSEQIPTERYYPGQRLKVYLKKVDRSAKGPSLIVSRAHEKLLEHLLKQEVPEIAEGIVEIKAIAREPGRRSKVAVMTHNPNVDPIGACIGHKGQRIQAVSAELGREKVDIILWAKDPKDFIRNALSPAEVGSIELDPEGKKARVKVTKDQHSLAIGTGGQNVRLASKLTGYEIHFEEAEISDLDEAIRKAAKEEAETTSRAKEEFEKLFRDLSE, translated from the coding sequence ATGAACCGGGAATTTATAGACGCCATGCAGCAGCTGGCCTTGGAGCGAGGGGTGACCACCGAGGAGGTCCTCGAGGCCTTCAAGGAAGCCCTGCGCAAGGCCTACATCAAGCGGCAAAAGGGGTACCGCAAGGAGGAGATCGATGCGGGCAAGGGTCCGGAGGTGGACGTCTATATAGACCCCCAGACCGGGCGCATCGAGATGGTGGAGGTCCGCCGCGTGGTGGAGAAGGTGGAGGACCCGGACAAGGAAATTGCCCTCTCCGAGGCCCTCCAGTATGACCCCGAGGTCCAGGTGGGCGACGAGATGGAGTTCCCCATCGACCCCGAGGGCCTCTCCCGCATGGCCATCCAGGACCTACGTCAGATCCTCACCCAGCGCCTCAAGGAGTCCGAGCGCAACCGCATCTACAACGAGTACAAGGATAAGGAAGGCCAAGTCCTCACTGGGGTGGTGACCCGGGTGGACAACCGGGGCAACGTCTTCGTGGAGCTGGGCCGGGGGGAGGCTTACCTCCCCAAGAGCGAGCAGATCCCCACGGAACGCTACTACCCCGGGCAGCGTCTCAAAGTGTACCTGAAGAAGGTGGACCGCTCCGCCAAGGGCCCTTCCTTGATCGTAAGCCGGGCCCACGAGAAACTTCTGGAGCACCTCTTGAAGCAGGAAGTCCCCGAGATCGCCGAGGGCATCGTGGAGATCAAGGCCATCGCCCGCGAGCCCGGCCGTCGCAGCAAGGTGGCGGTGATGACCCACAACCCCAATGTGGACCCCATCGGGGCCTGCATCGGCCACAAGGGGCAGCGCATCCAGGCGGTTTCCGCCGAGCTAGGCCGGGAGAAGGTGGACATCATCCTCTGGGCCAAGGACCCCAAGGACTTCATCCGAAATGCCCTCTCTCCCGCCGAAGTGGGCTCCATCGAGCTGGACCCAGAGGGCAAGAAAGCTCGGGTGAAGGTGACCAAGGACCAGCACTCCCTGGCCATCGGCACCGGGGGTCAGAACGTGCGCCTGGCCTCCAAGCTCACGGGGTACGAGATCCACTTTGAGGAGGCAGAGATCTCCGACCTGGACGAGGCCATTCGCAAGGCCGCCAAGGAAGAGGCGGAAACCACCAGCCGGGCGAAAGAGGAATTCGAGAAACTCTTCCGGGATCTTTCCGAGTAA
- a CDS encoding tail fiber domain-containing protein, protein MQGKRLKYFALGFLLSAMGFYVAAVGNLISFSPGTPIKSAEVNANFKTLRDAVVALEAPVTTERLADGAVSASKLRTGNGASEGKVLKFQGGGLVWADDLSGGSDNPGWGLSGNVGTDPTTHFLGTIDDQPLVVRVNNQRVYRFEAASNGSVNLIGGYVFNSLAQGVRGATIAGGGTNEFYPGTNQVLDNYGFVGGGAGNRAGTEDHNVQSQRFASVVGGAFNSASGFESFVGGGSENTASGANAVVPGGKHNVASGSFSFAVGYRAKAQHNGAFVWGDFTNADVASSADNQFVVRASGGAIFYTNANLTSGASLAPGSGSWSSLSDRAVKTGLVAVNPKAVLDRLAAMPIYEWSYQAQGSGVRHLGPTAQDFKAAFGLGEDDRHISTVDADGVALAAIQALYRENQELKARLESLEARLLALEGRKP, encoded by the coding sequence ATGCAAGGGAAAAGGCTCAAGTACTTTGCGCTGGGATTTCTCCTTTCGGCCATGGGGTTTTATGTGGCTGCGGTGGGCAATCTGATCAGCTTCAGCCCGGGCACGCCCATCAAATCCGCTGAGGTCAACGCTAACTTCAAAACCCTGCGGGATGCGGTGGTGGCCCTCGAGGCTCCCGTCACCACTGAGCGCCTGGCTGACGGCGCGGTGAGTGCCAGTAAGCTTAGGACCGGCAATGGGGCTAGCGAGGGGAAGGTGCTCAAGTTCCAGGGCGGAGGGCTGGTCTGGGCCGACGATCTGAGCGGTGGGAGTGACAACCCAGGCTGGGGGCTCTCCGGCAACGTCGGCACCGACCCCACCACCCACTTCCTGGGTACCATCGATGATCAACCCCTGGTGGTGCGGGTTAACAACCAGCGGGTTTACCGGTTTGAGGCCGCCTCGAATGGCAGTGTGAACCTCATTGGCGGATACGTGTTCAACTCTCTGGCCCAGGGTGTGCGGGGGGCCACCATTGCCGGGGGAGGAACCAATGAGTTTTACCCGGGCACAAACCAGGTACTAGACAACTATGGCTTTGTTGGGGGTGGGGCGGGCAACCGGGCGGGCACCGAGGATCACAATGTACAAAGCCAGCGGTTTGCCAGCGTGGTAGGCGGGGCCTTCAACAGCGCCAGCGGGTTTGAGTCCTTTGTCGGGGGTGGGTCGGAGAATACCGCTTCTGGAGCTAACGCGGTGGTGCCGGGCGGCAAACACAACGTTGCCAGTGGGAGCTTCAGCTTCGCTGTCGGGTATCGGGCCAAAGCCCAACACAATGGAGCTTTCGTCTGGGGCGACTTCACCAATGCCGATGTGGCCTCGAGCGCAGACAACCAGTTCGTGGTCCGGGCCTCTGGCGGAGCCATCTTTTACACCAACGCCAACCTGACCAGCGGGGCCAGCCTGGCCCCCGGTTCGGGCAGCTGGAGTAGCCTGAGCGACCGCGCGGTGAAGACCGGCCTGGTTGCTGTGAACCCCAAGGCGGTCCTGGATCGCTTGGCAGCCATGCCCATTTACGAGTGGAGCTACCAAGCCCAGGGGTCCGGCGTGCGCCACCTGGGACCCACCGCCCAGGACTTCAAGGCGGCCTTTGGCCTAGGGGAGGACGACCGCCACATCAGCACGGTGGACGCCGACGGGGTGGCTCTGGCCGCCATCCAGGCCCTTTACCGGGAGAACCAGGAGCTCAAAGCCCGGCTTGAATCCCTGGAGGCCCGGTTGTTAGCCCTGGAGGGGAGAAAGCCATGA
- the rimP gene encoding ribosome maturation factor RimP, with protein MDLWRLVEEAVEPLGLEVLEVKEAPGEVLVRLERKDERPIHVADLEQASRAIEAILDREDPIPGSYRLLVESPGPKRPLFTRRHFERFQGLKAKVPGPEGFTGRILRVEEGEVVFQVGQEEKRLRIGTFRANLAEWPEEPR; from the coding sequence GTGGACCTTTGGCGGTTGGTGGAGGAAGCGGTGGAGCCCCTGGGCCTCGAGGTCCTGGAGGTGAAGGAAGCCCCCGGAGAGGTCTTGGTCCGGCTGGAGCGCAAGGACGAAAGGCCCATCCACGTGGCCGACCTGGAACAGGCCAGCCGGGCCATAGAAGCCATCCTTGACCGGGAGGACCCCATTCCGGGAAGCTACCGCCTTCTGGTGGAGTCTCCCGGCCCCAAGCGCCCCCTCTTTACCCGCCGTCACTTCGAGCGCTTCCAGGGCCTAAAGGCCAAGGTGCCGGGGCCCGAGGGCTTCACCGGGCGCATCCTTCGGGTGGAAGAGGGCGAGGTGGTCTTCCAGGTGGGCCAGGAGGAAAAGCGCTTGAGGATCGGCACCTTCCGCGCCAACCTTGCCGAGTGGCCCGAGGAGCCCAGGTAA
- the secD gene encoding protein translocase subunit SecD: MNRKLLNGLLLLGLFLLALLMVWKPWAPGEPKVKLGLDLKGGLRIVLEAAVENPTPDDLEKARTVLENRINALGVAEPLIQIQGQKRIVVELPGLSQADQDRALKLIGQRAVLEFRILKEGATGTTVAQINQALRENPRLKREDLEKDLIKPEDLGPALLTGADLADARAVFDQFGRPQVALTFTPEGAKKFEEVTRANVGKQLAIVLDGKVYTAPVIRQAITGGQAVIEGLSGLEEASEIALVLRSGALPVPLQVAEIRAIGPTLGQDAIQAGIRSALIGTLAIFLLIFAYYGFGLGLVASLGLIYTSVLILGLLSGLGATLTLPGIAGLVLTLGAAVDGNVLSFERIKEELRAGKKFRQAIPEGFKHSTLTILDVNAAHLLAAAALYQYATGPVRGFAVVLAIGVVASVFSNLIFSRYLLERMAERGEIRPPMWLVDPRFNFMGPARFVTVATLLLAVLAAGVVFIKGFNYSIDFTGGTAYTLRTGPEVGVDTLRRFLEAKGFPAKEAVITQVQAPTADFREFSLKLPPLSDAKRLELERLFPTELKANVLTSETVGPAIGSELRRNAVMAVLVGLGLILLYVAFRFDWTFGVASVIAVAHDVAIVAGMYSLLGLEFSIPTIAALLTIVGYSINDSIVVSDRIRENQKLMRGIPYREMVNRSINQTLSRTVMTSLTTLLPIVALLFLGGSVLRDFSLAIFVGIFVGTYSSIYVVSALVVFWKELRRGQSKRAA, from the coding sequence ATGAACCGCAAGCTTCTCAACGGACTGCTCCTCCTAGGCCTTTTTCTCCTGGCCCTTCTCATGGTTTGGAAGCCCTGGGCCCCTGGGGAACCCAAGGTAAAGCTGGGCTTAGACCTTAAAGGAGGTCTGCGCATTGTCCTCGAGGCCGCCGTGGAAAACCCCACCCCCGACGACCTGGAAAAGGCCCGCACCGTCTTGGAAAACCGTATCAACGCCCTGGGGGTGGCGGAACCCTTGATCCAGATCCAGGGGCAAAAGCGCATCGTGGTGGAGCTCCCTGGCCTCTCCCAGGCCGACCAGGACCGGGCCCTCAAGCTCATCGGCCAGCGGGCGGTGCTGGAGTTCCGCATCCTCAAGGAGGGGGCCACCGGCACCACTGTGGCCCAGATCAACCAGGCCCTGCGGGAAAACCCCCGCCTGAAGCGGGAGGACCTGGAGAAAGACCTGATCAAGCCCGAGGACCTGGGCCCGGCCCTTCTCACGGGAGCGGACCTGGCCGACGCCCGGGCGGTTTTTGACCAGTTCGGCCGTCCCCAGGTAGCCCTCACCTTTACCCCGGAAGGGGCCAAGAAGTTTGAGGAGGTGACCCGGGCCAACGTGGGCAAGCAGCTGGCCATCGTCTTGGACGGCAAGGTCTACACCGCCCCCGTGATCCGCCAGGCCATCACCGGGGGTCAGGCGGTGATCGAGGGGCTATCGGGCCTCGAGGAGGCCAGCGAGATCGCCCTGGTGTTGCGTTCCGGGGCATTGCCCGTGCCCCTCCAGGTGGCGGAGATCCGGGCCATCGGTCCCACCCTGGGTCAGGACGCCATCCAAGCGGGCATCCGCTCGGCCCTCATCGGCACCCTGGCCATCTTCCTCCTCATCTTCGCCTACTACGGATTTGGCCTCGGCCTGGTGGCCTCCTTGGGCCTCATCTACACCTCCGTGCTCATCTTGGGGCTCCTTTCGGGCCTGGGGGCCACCCTGACCCTCCCCGGCATCGCCGGCTTGGTCCTCACCCTGGGGGCTGCGGTGGACGGGAACGTGCTTTCCTTTGAGCGCATCAAGGAGGAGCTCAGGGCCGGGAAGAAGTTCCGCCAGGCCATCCCCGAGGGTTTCAAACACTCCACCCTGACCATCCTGGACGTAAACGCCGCCCACCTGCTGGCGGCTGCCGCTCTTTACCAGTACGCCACCGGGCCCGTTCGGGGATTTGCGGTGGTTCTGGCCATCGGGGTGGTGGCCAGCGTCTTCTCCAACCTGATTTTCAGCCGCTACCTTCTGGAGCGCATGGCCGAGCGCGGGGAGATCCGCCCTCCCATGTGGCTGGTGGACCCCAGGTTCAACTTCATGGGCCCAGCCCGCTTCGTCACCGTGGCCACCCTGCTCCTTGCCGTACTGGCGGCGGGGGTGGTCTTTATCAAGGGCTTCAACTACTCCATCGACTTCACCGGGGGTACGGCATACACCCTGCGCACGGGCCCCGAGGTGGGCGTGGACACCCTGAGACGCTTCCTGGAAGCCAAAGGCTTCCCCGCTAAGGAAGCGGTCATCACCCAGGTGCAGGCTCCCACCGCCGACTTCCGGGAGTTTTCCCTCAAGCTCCCGCCGCTTTCCGATGCCAAGCGTCTGGAGCTGGAGCGGCTCTTTCCCACGGAGCTAAAGGCCAACGTCCTCACCTCCGAGACGGTGGGCCCCGCCATCGGCTCCGAGCTAAGGCGAAACGCGGTGATGGCGGTCTTGGTGGGCCTTGGCCTCATCCTCCTCTACGTGGCCTTCCGCTTCGACTGGACCTTCGGGGTGGCCAGCGTCATCGCCGTGGCCCACGACGTGGCCATCGTGGCGGGAATGTACAGCCTCTTAGGCCTGGAGTTCTCCATCCCCACCATCGCCGCCCTCCTCACCATCGTGGGCTACTCCATCAACGACTCCATCGTGGTTTCAGACCGCATCCGGGAAAACCAGAAGCTCATGCGGGGCATCCCCTACCGGGAGATGGTGAACCGCTCCATCAACCAGACCCTCTCCCGCACGGTGATGACCAGCCTCACCACCCTCTTACCCATCGTCGCCCTCCTCTTCCTGGGAGGAAGCGTCCTCAGGGACTTCTCCTTGGCCATCTTCGTGGGCATCTTCGTGGGAACTTACAGCTCCATCTACGTGGTGAGCGCCCTGGTGGTGTTCTGGAAGGAGCTACGCCGGGGGCAGAGCAAAAGGGCGGCCTAA
- a CDS encoding riboflavin synthase: MFTGLVEETGEIVQVREGPFLRVRIAAREVLSDLKVGDSVAVDGVCLTAVEVDEGGFWVELARETLRRAAPTWRVGHRPNLERALKVGDRLGGHFVTGHVDGVAEVVAIREAPGAKDYFFRPPQDLARYIAEKGSVALNGVSLTVAGLKGQDFFVTLIPHTLKVTNLGSLKVGDGVNLEVDLIARYLERLVKGE, from the coding sequence ATGTTCACGGGATTGGTGGAGGAAACCGGCGAGATCGTGCAGGTCAGGGAGGGTCCTTTTCTCAGGGTCAGGATCGCCGCCAGGGAAGTGCTTTCTGACCTAAAGGTGGGGGATTCGGTGGCGGTGGATGGGGTCTGCCTCACCGCAGTGGAGGTGGACGAAGGAGGATTTTGGGTGGAGCTTGCCCGGGAAACCCTACGCCGCGCCGCCCCCACCTGGCGGGTGGGGCACCGGCCCAACCTGGAGAGAGCCCTTAAGGTGGGGGACCGGCTTGGGGGGCACTTCGTCACCGGGCATGTGGACGGGGTGGCGGAGGTGGTGGCCATCCGGGAGGCCCCGGGGGCCAAGGACTACTTCTTCCGACCTCCCCAAGACCTTGCCCGCTACATTGCCGAGAAGGGAAGCGTGGCCTTAAACGGCGTTTCCCTCACGGTGGCGGGCTTAAAGGGGCAGGACTTCTTCGTCACTCTCATCCCCCACACCCTTAAGGTCACCAACTTGGGAAGCCTAAAGGTGGGGGATGGGGTGAACCTGGAAGTGGACCTCATCGCCCGCTATCTGGAGCGGCTTGTGAAGGGGGAATGA
- the infB gene encoding translation initiation factor IF-2, with protein sequence MAKIRIYQLAKELGMTNEELLELLDQMGVAYKSHASTLSEEDAEAVRDLVKEQRGLQEKLAEEERRKALPQRPPVVVIMGHVDHGKTTLLDYLRKSRIAEKEAGGITQHVGAFEVKTPQGTVVFIDTPGHEAFTTIRQRGAKVADIAVIVIAADDGIMPQTDEAIAHAKAAGAKIIFALNKMDLPQADPERVKRQLMERGFVPEEYGGDAIVVPISAKTGQGVQDLLEMILLIAELEDYRADPNAEPKGVILESKLDKQAGIIANMLVQEGTFRVGDHVVAGEVFGRIRAMMDADGHQRKEAGPGSAVQVLGFQELPHAGDVVEWVPDLEAAKEITEERKEERKAREEAEKERRPRTMADLLRALQEEGQKEVNLILRADTQGSLEAIQHILAKESTEEVKINVLLAQVGAPTESDVLLAQTANAAILAFGVNPSGAVKKAAESKGVLLKTFRIIYDLIDEVRSMVKGQREPKFKEEVLGRAEVRAIFRLPGGKQVAGCMVTQGKVVRSAEVRVLRKGEEIWKGKMASLKRFKEDVREVAQGYECGIGLEGFDDFQEGDIIEVFQMVEVPA encoded by the coding sequence ATGGCCAAAATACGCATCTACCAGCTGGCTAAAGAGCTGGGCATGACCAACGAGGAACTCCTGGAGCTCCTGGACCAGATGGGGGTTGCCTACAAGTCCCACGCCTCCACCCTTTCCGAGGAGGATGCGGAGGCGGTGCGGGACCTGGTAAAAGAGCAACGGGGCCTGCAGGAGAAGCTGGCGGAGGAGGAACGCAGGAAAGCCCTACCCCAAAGGCCTCCCGTGGTGGTGATCATGGGTCACGTGGACCACGGGAAGACCACCCTCCTAGACTACCTGCGGAAAAGCCGCATCGCCGAGAAGGAGGCGGGGGGCATCACCCAGCACGTGGGTGCCTTTGAGGTGAAGACCCCTCAGGGCACGGTGGTCTTCATAGACACCCCGGGGCACGAGGCCTTCACCACCATAAGGCAGCGGGGAGCCAAGGTGGCGGACATCGCTGTCATCGTCATCGCCGCCGACGACGGGATTATGCCCCAAACGGATGAGGCCATCGCCCATGCCAAGGCAGCCGGGGCCAAAATCATCTTCGCCCTGAACAAAATGGACCTACCCCAAGCTGACCCCGAACGGGTCAAGCGCCAGCTGATGGAGCGGGGCTTCGTGCCCGAGGAGTACGGCGGGGATGCCATCGTGGTGCCCATCAGCGCCAAAACGGGCCAAGGGGTGCAGGACCTTTTGGAGATGATCCTCCTCATCGCCGAGCTGGAGGACTACCGGGCCGACCCAAACGCCGAGCCCAAAGGGGTTATCCTCGAGTCCAAGCTGGACAAGCAAGCGGGGATCATCGCCAACATGCTGGTCCAGGAGGGCACCTTCCGGGTGGGGGACCACGTGGTGGCCGGGGAGGTCTTTGGCCGCATCCGGGCCATGATGGACGCCGATGGCCACCAGCGCAAGGAAGCGGGCCCGGGAAGTGCCGTGCAGGTTTTGGGCTTCCAGGAGCTTCCCCACGCCGGGGATGTGGTGGAGTGGGTACCGGACCTGGAGGCCGCCAAGGAGATCACCGAGGAGCGCAAAGAGGAGCGCAAGGCCCGCGAGGAAGCCGAGAAGGAGCGCCGCCCCAGGACCATGGCCGACCTGCTCCGGGCCCTGCAGGAGGAAGGGCAGAAGGAGGTTAACCTCATCCTCCGGGCGGATACCCAGGGTTCCCTGGAAGCCATCCAGCACATCCTGGCCAAGGAAAGCACCGAGGAGGTCAAGATCAACGTTCTCTTGGCCCAGGTGGGGGCCCCCACGGAGTCCGACGTGCTTTTGGCCCAGACCGCGAACGCCGCCATCCTGGCCTTCGGGGTGAACCCCTCCGGTGCGGTGAAAAAGGCGGCGGAAAGCAAGGGGGTTCTCCTCAAAACCTTCCGCATCATCTATGACCTCATCGACGAGGTCCGATCCATGGTCAAAGGGCAGCGGGAGCCCAAGTTCAAGGAGGAGGTCCTGGGCCGGGCCGAGGTGCGGGCCATCTTCCGCCTGCCCGGGGGCAAACAGGTGGCGGGATGCATGGTCACCCAGGGTAAGGTGGTGCGTAGCGCCGAGGTAAGGGTTTTGCGCAAGGGCGAGGAAATCTGGAAGGGGAAAATGGCCAGCCTCAAGCGCTTCAAGGAGGACGTGCGGGAGGTGGCCCAGGGCTACGAGTGCGGCATCGGCCTCGAGGGGTTCGACGACTTCCAGGAAGGGGACATCATAGAAGTTTTCCAGATGGTGGAGGTGCCAGCGTAG
- a CDS encoding cupin domain-containing protein, whose protein sequence is MQALWFFNTLVRIWVSEVEGQDGLSVMEHWAPFGDSPPLHIHHTEDQVFIVLEGAIRFFVGDTSRLALPFEEILGPKGVPHTHQVESPEGARWVTVNAHRDFERFVRAISRPAEREELPPPAGPPTPEEMERIARIAETYGIEFVGPPLG, encoded by the coding sequence ATGCAGGCTCTTTGGTTCTTCAATACCCTGGTTCGCATCTGGGTCTCGGAAGTAGAGGGCCAGGATGGCCTTTCCGTCATGGAGCATTGGGCTCCTTTTGGGGATTCCCCACCCCTGCACATCCACCACACCGAGGACCAGGTCTTTATCGTTTTGGAAGGTGCGATCCGTTTTTTCGTGGGGGATACATCCCGGCTTGCTCTACCCTTTGAGGAAATCCTAGGCCCCAAGGGGGTGCCCCATACCCACCAGGTGGAGTCCCCTGAGGGAGCCCGCTGGGTTACGGTCAACGCCCACCGGGACTTCGAGCGCTTCGTGCGGGCTATAAGCCGGCCAGCGGAGCGGGAGGAGCTACCTCCCCCTGCCGGCCCACCCACCCCTGAAGAAATGGAGCGGATCGCAAGGATCGCGGAGACCTATGGCATCGAGTTCGTGGGCCCGCCCTTGGGATGA
- the ribD gene encoding bifunctional diaminohydroxyphosphoribosylaminopyrimidine deaminase/5-amino-6-(5-phosphoribosylamino)uracil reductase RibD, whose protein sequence is MRELDERFLRRALQLAERARGHTHPNPLVGAVLVREGRIVGEGYHPRAGEPHAEVFALRQAGALAQGATAYVSLEPCNHHGRTPPCSLALLQAGVARVVVAVRDPNPVAQGGLERLRAGGVEVEAGLLEAEAQGQNEVFFHAQKKGRPFVLLKAALTLDGKVAAVGGDARYVSSEASRRVAQAYRQWLPVVMVGVGTVLTDDPWLTVREPDFRPFPLMLEPPPLRDPVKVVLDTEGRTPPTAQIFREGPRGEPARVYVLVGKGAPKDRLRALEEAGARVVELPREGGRVSLERALAFLLEEGLDGVLLEGGPRLAGAFWERGLVDKLALFLAPKVLGEGRGFLEGFALERMAEARRLRLVRREWLGEDLWLEAYPEG, encoded by the coding sequence TTGCGAGAGCTGGACGAAAGGTTCCTTCGTAGGGCGTTGCAGCTGGCCGAGAGGGCTCGAGGCCACACCCACCCTAACCCCCTGGTGGGAGCTGTGCTGGTGCGGGAAGGCCGGATCGTGGGGGAAGGGTATCACCCTAGGGCCGGGGAGCCCCACGCGGAGGTCTTCGCCTTGAGGCAGGCGGGGGCCTTGGCCCAGGGGGCCACGGCCTACGTGTCCTTGGAGCCTTGCAACCATCACGGGCGCACGCCCCCTTGCTCCCTCGCCCTCTTGCAGGCGGGGGTAGCCCGGGTGGTGGTGGCGGTTCGGGACCCCAATCCCGTGGCCCAAGGGGGTCTGGAACGGCTTAGGGCTGGGGGGGTGGAGGTGGAGGCTGGGCTCCTAGAGGCTGAGGCCCAGGGGCAGAACGAGGTCTTCTTCCACGCGCAGAAAAAGGGCCGGCCCTTCGTGCTCCTCAAAGCTGCCTTGACCTTGGATGGCAAGGTGGCTGCCGTAGGCGGGGATGCCCGTTACGTGTCCTCGGAGGCAAGCCGGCGCGTGGCCCAGGCTTACCGCCAGTGGCTTCCCGTGGTGATGGTGGGGGTGGGAACGGTCCTCACGGACGATCCCTGGCTCACCGTGCGGGAGCCCGACTTCAGGCCCTTTCCCCTCATGCTGGAGCCCCCGCCCCTCAGGGACCCCGTGAAGGTGGTCCTGGACACGGAAGGCCGCACCCCCCCCACGGCTCAGATTTTCCGCGAGGGGCCCCGGGGGGAACCCGCCCGGGTGTATGTGCTGGTGGGCAAGGGTGCGCCCAAGGATCGGCTTAGGGCCCTCGAGGAGGCGGGTGCCCGGGTGGTGGAGCTTCCCCGGGAAGGGGGAAGGGTGAGCCTCGAGAGGGCCCTGGCCTTCCTTCTGGAGGAAGGGCTGGATGGGGTGCTCCTGGAGGGGGGCCCCCGCCTAGCCGGGGCCTTTTGGGAAAGGGGGCTGGTGGACAAGCTGGCTCTCTTCCTGGCCCCCAAGGTCTTGGGAGAGGGGAGGGGGTTCTTGGAGGGGTTTGCCCTGGAGCGCATGGCCGAGGCCAGGAGGCTGAGGCTCGTCCGAAGAGAATGGCTCGGGGAGGACCTTTGGCTGGAGGCATACCCGGAGGGGTGA
- a CDS encoding phosphoribosylglycinamide synthetase produces MARIGYLAAALLLGLLGACSSGPRPVEPEPTPRGTPTGDPVTATIGPEGGSLASADGVLTLEVPPGTVEAPTEFGIQPITNTARGLGSGYRLTPEGRTFPKPVKLIFRYAEEELEGARPEGLGLAFQDGKGVWWAHLGSTVDPVTRILTVETRHFSDWVRKTFWVFIPEEARLKVGESIGLMVIACVLEKYAGPVPEPFEDEEGLLLAPLIPKDREVCDYSVRTGRWAVNGVPGGNSAYGTVTPSQPSSRATYTAPAQVPSPNPVTVTADMTWEERNVTKRFTSRITIYDALAQVHVIGSFSYVGYPINVGITADVQDRFEADLWLSSEPNGSGSYVGSMQNTPSTEANVRLEPGLEQGVCSFQLDGDYEHLTLSSGKFMGATDKDYFFALEGSRTVPSVILFFRTDEGCIATTFPGYSDQGELSFVVDLSRLQKPGDAYTAPDPMNTGWELRFERR; encoded by the coding sequence ATGGCAAGGATAGGCTACTTGGCAGCGGCCCTGCTCCTGGGACTCCTGGGGGCTTGTAGCAGCGGCCCCCGGCCAGTTGAACCGGAACCCACCCCCAGGGGCACTCCCACCGGGGATCCGGTGACGGCCACCATCGGGCCCGAGGGGGGCAGCCTGGCCTCGGCGGATGGGGTGCTCACCCTCGAGGTCCCGCCGGGGACCGTGGAGGCCCCCACCGAGTTTGGCATCCAGCCCATCACCAACACCGCAAGGGGCCTGGGGAGCGGCTACCGGCTCACCCCGGAGGGAAGGACCTTCCCGAAGCCGGTAAAGCTCATCTTCCGCTACGCCGAGGAGGAACTGGAGGGGGCCAGGCCCGAGGGGCTGGGGCTGGCATTCCAGGACGGGAAGGGCGTTTGGTGGGCTCACCTGGGGAGCACGGTAGACCCCGTGACCCGGATCCTCACCGTGGAGACCAGGCACTTTAGCGACTGGGTGCGGAAGACCTTCTGGGTGTTCATCCCCGAGGAAGCCCGCCTCAAGGTGGGGGAGTCCATCGGGCTCATGGTGATCGCCTGTGTGCTGGAGAAGTACGCTGGGCCGGTGCCCGAGCCTTTCGAAGATGAGGAAGGGCTTCTTCTGGCACCGCTGATTCCCAAGGACCGGGAGGTCTGCGACTACTCGGTGCGCACGGGGAGGTGGGCGGTCAACGGGGTCCCTGGGGGCAACAGCGCCTACGGCACGGTTACCCCCTCACAGCCAAGCTCCCGGGCCACCTACACCGCCCCGGCCCAGGTCCCCAGCCCCAACCCGGTGACGGTCACCGCCGACATGACCTGGGAGGAGCGGAACGTCACCAAGCGCTTCACCTCGAGGATCACCATTTATGACGCCCTCGCTCAGGTTCACGTGATCGGTTCCTTCAGCTACGTTGGTTATCCCATTAATGTCGGCATCACTGCCGACGTCCAGGACCGCTTTGAGGCTGATCTCTGGCTCTCCAGCGAACCCAACGGCAGCGGCTCTTATGTGGGCAGCATGCAGAACACTCCCTCCACCGAAGCCAACGTCCGGCTCGAGCCGGGTTTAGAGCAGGGGGTCTGCAGCTTCCAACTGGACGGGGATTACGAGCACCTGACCCTCAGTTCTGGGAAGTTCATGGGGGCGACTGACAAGGATTACTTCTTCGCCTTGGAGGGCAGTAGGACGGTTCCCTCGGTCATCTTGTTCTTCCGCACCGACGAGGGGTGTATTGCCACGACCTTTCCTGGGTATTCGGATCAGGGTGAACTTTCTTTCGTGGTAGACCTCAGTCGCCTGCAGAAGCCGGGCGATGCCTATACCGCACCCGATCCGATGAATACAGGGTGGGAGCTTCGCTTCGAGCGCAGGTAA